One region of Channa argus isolate prfri chromosome 20, Channa argus male v1.0, whole genome shotgun sequence genomic DNA includes:
- the rangap1b gene encoding ran GTPase-activating protein 1b isoform X1 produces MASDDIARLADVLSKTHVGDGELSYKGLGLKLDNAESVQGLVRDIEQYQGLRALCLEGNTVGVEAAQTIAKALENKDLLQRCYWSDMFTGRLRSEIPTALRSLGSALMSAGARLTELDLSDNAFGPDGVKGIEQLLKSPSCHTLRELRLNNCGMGIGGGKILAEALTECYRKSSAVGAPLKLRVFVAGRNRLENEGASALAKAFQLMGSLEEVHMPQNGINYAGVIALASAMQQNPKLRVLNFNDNTFTKKGTLAMAQALRHLRNVEVINFGDCLVRSEGAIALAAVLKEGLPILKELNVSFGEITEAAALVVAQAVMDKPHMEKVDLNGNCLGEEGCEALREVMENMDKGDLLASLSDDEGEPDEEDDDDNEEEEEDSSDECNEDDDDILKENGVTRKDDSPTKHQSSAEIMSFLSCPSVEKLTQLGEMRTTLHQQVDASDPYKAADVFLKIASLYKEEPEMKTAVLETIDVVLKKLLCETTFHSYRFLSILLIKLGLLKGEGKMKKESLVPGQLLCLEHAVQQDYFSQHHISLLYTFISKNSDALKSCRSASERLSSALQKRCHDQH; encoded by the exons atGGCTTCAGACGACATTGCTCGGCTGGCTGATGTGCTTTCCAAGACCCATGTCGGAGACGGCGAGTTGAGTTATAAAGGCCTGGGACTGAAGCTGGATAACGCAGAATCAG TGCAGGGGCTGGTCCGTGATATAGAGCAGTACCAGGGTCTCAGAGCTCTGTGCCTGGAGGGGAACACTGTGGGTGTGGAGGCAGCTCAAACCATTGCCAAGGCTCTGGAGAACAAAGATCTGCTCCAG AGATGTTATTGGAGCGACATGTTCACTGGAAGGCTACGCTCTGAAATCCCAACAGCCCTG AGGTCCCTAGGGAGTGCATTAATGAGTGCAGGAGCCAGACTGACAGAGTTGGACCTGAGTGATAATGCCTTCGGGCCAGACGGTGTGAAGGGAATCGAACAGCTGCTGAAAAGCCCTTCTTGCCACACTTTGAGGGAGCTGAGGCTCAATAACTGTGGCATGGGGATTGGAGGAGGAAAG ATCCTGGCTGAAGCTCTGACTGAGTGCTACAGAAAGTCATCAGCGGTAGGAGCTCCCCTCAAACTCAGAGTGTTTGTTGCAGGCAGAAACCGTCTGGAAAATGAGGGAGCCAGCGCCCTCGCCAAGGCTTTTCAG CTGATGGGCAGCCTGGAGGAAGTTCACATGCCCCAGAATGGTATCAACTATGCTGGTGTAATAGCATTGGCTTCAGCTATGCAGCAAAACCCAAAGCTTCGTGTCCTTAACTTCAATGACAACACCTTTACCAAGAAAGGAACACTGGCCATGGCACAG GCTCTGAGGCACCTGAGGAACGTAGAGGTGATTAACTTTGGTGACTGTCTGGTCCGCTCTGAAGGAGCCATCGCCCTAGCTGCTGTCCTTAAAGAGGGACTGCCGATCCTCAAG GAGCTGAATGTGTCGTTTGGTGAAATCACAGAAGCTGCTGCACTAGTGGTGGCTCAAGCAGTCATGGACAAGCCTCACATGGAAAAAGTTGATCTGAACG GTAACTGTCTGGGAGAGGAGGGCTGTGAGGCTTTGAGAGAAGTTATGGAGAACATGGACAAAGGAGACTTGCTAGCATCACTcag TGATGATGAGGGAGAACCTGATGAAGAAGACGATGACgataatgaggaggaggaagaggattcCAGTGATGAATGTAATGAGGACGATGATgacattttaaaggaaaatggAGTGACAAGAAAGGATGACAGTCCTACTAAACATCAGAGCTCA GCAGAGATTATGTCCTTCCTCAGCTGCCCCTCTGTGGAAAAGCTTACTCAGCTAGGAGAAATGAGAACAACCCTGCACCAACAG GTTGATGCATCTGACCCGTACAAGGCTGCTGATGTCTTTCTGAAAATTGCTTCCTTGTACAAGGAGGAACCCGAGATGAAGACAGCTGTTCTAGAAACTATTG ATGTTGTCCTGAAAAAGCTCCTATGTGAAACAACCTTCCATTCATATCGCTTTCTCTCTATACTGCTGATCAAGCTAGGACTCCTTAAG GGAGAAGGGAAGATGAAAAAGGAGTCACTGGTCCCAGGTCAGCTGTTGTGTTTGGAACATGCTGTCCAGCAGGACTACTTCTCTCAGCACCACATCTCACTGCTTTACACCTTCATATCCAA AAACAGTGACGCTCTCAAGTCCTGCAGGAGTGCCAGCGAGAGACTGAGCTCTGCTCTGCAGAAGAGGTGCCATGACCAACACTGA
- the rangap1b gene encoding ran GTPase-activating protein 1b isoform X2 has product MALKHRKVTFCSVGINEEEDRHHNVTWFRNRRAVRKERFIMASDDIARLADVLSKTHVGDGELSYKGLGLKLDNAESVQGLVRDIEQYQGLRALCLEGNTVGVEAAQTIAKALENKDLLQRCYWSDMFTGRLRSEIPTALRSLGSALMSAGARLTELDLSDNAFGPDGVKGIEQLLKSPSCHTLRELRLNNCGMGIGGGKILAEALTECYRKSSAVGAPLKLRVFVAGRNRLENEGASALAKAFQLMGSLEEVHMPQNGINYAGVIALASAMQQNPKLRVLNFNDNTFTKKGTLAMAQALRHLRNVEVINFGDCLVRSEGAIALAAVLKEGLPILKELNVSFGEITEAAALVVAQAVMDKPHMEKVDLNGNCLGEEGCEALREVMENMDKGDLLASLSDDEGEPDEEDDDDNEEEEEDSSDECNEDDDDILKENGVTRKDDSPTKHQSSAEIMSFLSCPSVEKLTQLGEMRTTLHQQVDASDPYKAADVFLKIASLYKEEPEMKTAVLETIDVVLKKLLCETTFHSYRFLSILLIKLGLLKGEGKMKKESLVPGQLLCLEHAVQQDYFSQHHISLLYTFISKNSDALKSCRSASERLSSALQKRCHDQH; this is encoded by the exons ATGGCGCTAAAACACAGAAAGGTGACCTTTTGCTCAGTCGGTATCAACGAAGAAGAAGACAGGCACCATAACGTCACTTGGTTTAGGAACCGGCGCGCTGTACGGAAGGAGcg tttcattatGGCTTCAGACGACATTGCTCGGCTGGCTGATGTGCTTTCCAAGACCCATGTCGGAGACGGCGAGTTGAGTTATAAAGGCCTGGGACTGAAGCTGGATAACGCAGAATCAG TGCAGGGGCTGGTCCGTGATATAGAGCAGTACCAGGGTCTCAGAGCTCTGTGCCTGGAGGGGAACACTGTGGGTGTGGAGGCAGCTCAAACCATTGCCAAGGCTCTGGAGAACAAAGATCTGCTCCAG AGATGTTATTGGAGCGACATGTTCACTGGAAGGCTACGCTCTGAAATCCCAACAGCCCTG AGGTCCCTAGGGAGTGCATTAATGAGTGCAGGAGCCAGACTGACAGAGTTGGACCTGAGTGATAATGCCTTCGGGCCAGACGGTGTGAAGGGAATCGAACAGCTGCTGAAAAGCCCTTCTTGCCACACTTTGAGGGAGCTGAGGCTCAATAACTGTGGCATGGGGATTGGAGGAGGAAAG ATCCTGGCTGAAGCTCTGACTGAGTGCTACAGAAAGTCATCAGCGGTAGGAGCTCCCCTCAAACTCAGAGTGTTTGTTGCAGGCAGAAACCGTCTGGAAAATGAGGGAGCCAGCGCCCTCGCCAAGGCTTTTCAG CTGATGGGCAGCCTGGAGGAAGTTCACATGCCCCAGAATGGTATCAACTATGCTGGTGTAATAGCATTGGCTTCAGCTATGCAGCAAAACCCAAAGCTTCGTGTCCTTAACTTCAATGACAACACCTTTACCAAGAAAGGAACACTGGCCATGGCACAG GCTCTGAGGCACCTGAGGAACGTAGAGGTGATTAACTTTGGTGACTGTCTGGTCCGCTCTGAAGGAGCCATCGCCCTAGCTGCTGTCCTTAAAGAGGGACTGCCGATCCTCAAG GAGCTGAATGTGTCGTTTGGTGAAATCACAGAAGCTGCTGCACTAGTGGTGGCTCAAGCAGTCATGGACAAGCCTCACATGGAAAAAGTTGATCTGAACG GTAACTGTCTGGGAGAGGAGGGCTGTGAGGCTTTGAGAGAAGTTATGGAGAACATGGACAAAGGAGACTTGCTAGCATCACTcag TGATGATGAGGGAGAACCTGATGAAGAAGACGATGACgataatgaggaggaggaagaggattcCAGTGATGAATGTAATGAGGACGATGATgacattttaaaggaaaatggAGTGACAAGAAAGGATGACAGTCCTACTAAACATCAGAGCTCA GCAGAGATTATGTCCTTCCTCAGCTGCCCCTCTGTGGAAAAGCTTACTCAGCTAGGAGAAATGAGAACAACCCTGCACCAACAG GTTGATGCATCTGACCCGTACAAGGCTGCTGATGTCTTTCTGAAAATTGCTTCCTTGTACAAGGAGGAACCCGAGATGAAGACAGCTGTTCTAGAAACTATTG ATGTTGTCCTGAAAAAGCTCCTATGTGAAACAACCTTCCATTCATATCGCTTTCTCTCTATACTGCTGATCAAGCTAGGACTCCTTAAG GGAGAAGGGAAGATGAAAAAGGAGTCACTGGTCCCAGGTCAGCTGTTGTGTTTGGAACATGCTGTCCAGCAGGACTACTTCTCTCAGCACCACATCTCACTGCTTTACACCTTCATATCCAA AAACAGTGACGCTCTCAAGTCCTGCAGGAGTGCCAGCGAGAGACTGAGCTCTGCTCTGCAGAAGAGGTGCCATGACCAACACTGA